The segment ATTAGCATTTTGGCCAATAATTGAATTTAGCTAAAACACACACCAGCCAAATAAATGTTATCCACATTGACAGCATGTGTCAGCAAGTAGAGCCGCATTAGCAACAGTTTTTACTGCCTCTGTTTCAGCCATTATTTTTCAGACAAACAGTGTCTTTAAAGCACTGATGATGCATTTGAACTGTATGTCACGGCAGATCAAACTGATGTGTATCTccacaaatatacaaaacactgacttgttttcttaaaaagaaaaaagctatTAGACAATAGCTGTAGTGCAGACTTTACTTCCTTAAGATTTTTAGATAAGACCTTAAGTGTAACTCTTAAGAACTTTAGATGAGATTGACAATTCATTTTGATTGGTGTAATAAACTTTGATGAAAAGGAAATATTGGATAGGGACTCAGCAGATATTGTCAGATTGGCAATTTCTAATTACATCGTTAATAATGGGGTTTTTTGGCTGATCTGAAGAAATACCCACCCCAGTTTATCAGTTTATCTCCTCTCACTCTGCTTCTCTGCATTCTCTCGATAAGTTCTCAATCCTGATATGCGGAGCAGAAGTAACGGTCTCTCAGTCAAACTGCTCTTTCTAGAAGGAATCAGAAGTTGTGAGAAATTCGGTGTCATGAGTTACACTGCCCAAACAATTCTTAGCGTATTGTATTACAGTTTAAAATTAGAGTTGGCTTTTTGTGGATGTTACCTCAGTATGATCAACATGCAATGTCTTGTTTCAGTGTGTCATTATAGGTTTAAAGGAAGCCtcatctattattattattattattattattattattattattattatatattttattttattttgtaattcaAATTTTTATTGCTTATGTTTGGTGCATGACATTGTGAGACATTCCTTGTTGCTTACATTTAGCATCAGTggcatataaaaacaaacaaaaaaacacaaaataaataaaatcagaagTGCAAGGGattgttaataaaatataactaaGAAGAAAATCCATGCAACAGATTGTAATATTAATTACTATCAGGACGCAACATTCATACTACTGACTTATCAGTCAACGTGATATGAGATCCCAGACTGGTGCCTTGCTCTTGTTTCCGTCATTCATCCTGTTAAGCATAAGCTTTTCCATTGTTTAAGTATTGTAGGAAGCCTCATTTATTGAaccagttatttaaaaaaactaatttatattttagatttccaaagatatttttcatcttGCAGCATGAGTTTAGTTATTTTGTCCACTGTTATACAAATAGTTTTCTTGTTTGAGATCTTGGAAGGATTCTACACAGTAccttaaaaaatacattatgctCTCTGTATAACAtcacctttttaaaacaaagtttatatataaagtaccactACATGCAGTATGTATTAGTGATggagtttttttaaatgcttgaAGTGTATCAGAATAAGAAAAGAGTAACATGGTCCTGCAGTGTTGGTGCACTTAAAACACTAAATGGGTTTTTTGATTTGCtgatatattgtctttttttttcctacaggaTCAACACACCAAGGAAGCAGGGAGGTCTGGGTAGCATGAAAATCCCCCTCATAGCAGACCTCACCAAGACAATCTCCAGAGACTACGGTGTACTGAAGGAGGATGACGGCATCGCATACAGGTAGCCACTGTCGAGAGGGAGCTTGATAAAATATAATACTCACTCTGCTGTATGATGACTACGTTAATAACCAAGTGTGCACTGAAAGTGTGGAGAGACTAAATGAAGTAGAATTAACAGTTTTTATGAAATGGTCACTCGGAGTAACCGATTTATATTCTGGCATCCAAATGTGTGTCTAACAAGGAAAACACAATGAGATTCAAGTTTTGCAATATTGTGCTTTCAGTCAGTTAATAACAATTTAAAATTTGTAGTATCAGGACACGATGATCATACAGAAAAACTGTGACTATCAACCAGGAATGTCCACTATTGCACAATACTTAAACCTCTCACTTTGTGCCTCTCAGGGGTCTGTTTGTGATCGACGACAAGGGCATTTTGAGGCAGATCACCATCAATGACTTGCCTGTTGGTCGCTCCGTGGACGAGACTCTGCGCCTGGTCCAAGCCTTCCAGCACACTGACAAACATGGCGAGGGTGAGTAAAGGAATAGTCGGCTGTATTTTCTGTTCAGGTTTTTTAAAACACACGTAACGTAAACAGGCACTTTGACAAGtatcacttttgtttttattttttgaaaaaaagtcagtttaagCAGGTCTTTTCTTAACTGTTGTGTGACCATCATCACATGTTAACTTATCTACAGGAAACAAATTTCTTCTTGTTGAAGTTTCCTGTTGCGGTGAACTAactttgagtaaatgtagtttAGACGCATGACCTTGCATTATTAGCTTACTCTCCTGGGTATTCACACTTGCACTTTGTTCCTGCTCTATGCAGAGTTCAATGTCTGTCACAGATACCTTACAGTACACTTTGTCCCCTCTCCCTCTGCACACAGTGTGTCCTGCTGGCTGGAAACCTGGGAGCGCCACCATCATCCCTGACGTCGAGAAGAGCAAAGACTTCTTCTCCAAACAGTAAATGTGAAGGTCTTCTCGCTGACTTCCTATCTGTAGCACTTGCCTTCAGATGAGGGGTGTCCCTGTGAAGCAGTACCTCATGGCATCTAATCTATTAAACCCAACAAATTTTCAGTTGTTAGATAAAAATCCTTTTGTTGCAAATCTTATCTTTGTACGTCCGGtgtacaactggtgggacaacctCATAGTCTCAAGCACTGAAAGTTTAgtattgtttcttcttttttttttccaagaaaaGTATTGATATTTTTCCTTGTTGTCATTAATAACTCATGTTGCCATCATTATTAAAGCCGTGGGAAAATCATGATTGAGGTGTTGaaagtgtttttgtctctgGACTGCTGTATGTTATGCAGTGAATGTGATTCCATTTGTGACCTCTAGGTGGTGCCATCAATCTTCCTGAATGAGTTTTTGGTGCCTTCTAAGTTTAGTGACTTTACAACTTAGAGATATCATGCAAACAGACACGTTTGCTGTATGTGACCTGGGACATGTGCCTGGCGGAGGACTTGTGTACGTCACAATATCATCAAGTATTGGTTAATTTTGGAGTTATTGTGACTCAGAACAACAACCTGGTATTGCCAAATAACAGTGAGGCTCATTGGGAAAGAGGGGATTGTCGGATGTGACTTAATACAGTCCTGCATGACTGTCCCAACCACAGATACTTTATACTGGTTAGGAGGATAACCATCTGTATGTATCCCAGTGTGTTTTATATCCTTACCAGGGTGATGTCTACGGTTTTTGTTCCCCATTTAGTTTGGAGGTAACATTGGGTGACACTTCTTTGCTAAATTAACCGAAGTAAAAACATATCTGATATTTCATTAAACGGCATGTAAGTTTTTCTCTGTCCAGATAACATAATTATAATTTATGTCAAAGATTATATACAACTTCTAGGACATTTCCTGTTACATGTGGAGCCTACAAATAATTTGTGACCTTTAGTCTTCAATATTTGGGTCTGACATCATTTGCTGACACCAATTCTTGTAAGTAGCAACCAACTTTTAACCATCAGAAAGAAAGCCTGCTCTGCATGTTTGTCTGGAACTTTCTACAACCATTTTTCCTGAACTAGTGTTCTCACGGCTTGTTTTGGGAAATTGAAAGCAGAATAGGGAAACTCCCCAAACCTGAATATACCACTCATTGACAAACCTcttcatctacacacacacattgtggtGTGAAGGGGGCGTGATGGGGAGAGCGCAGTCTCTCTGACGGGCAATGTAGGAGGGAGTTCCCGGAAACCTTTCGTGATGTGACGTTTCTCGGCGAAATTGACCTTATATGGACTGACGTATGTACGTCAATAAGGAAACAATCCTACGCTGGGACGTCTCCAACGTCAagcaactgctgctgctgtaaacttTTACTGCTGACCAGAAAGATCACTGACAACAGTGTGGTTAGTTAACGAGAAATAGACTACTGCAGTAATTCCTATGAGgggacattttaaaaatagacattacctcaataacaaacaacaacaccacATATCTCTTATTTCATAAtttcatttacttaaatatatactgtacaagtaaaaaaaagacaggctCATCAGGCTCAACCCGACAAACACAAATAACTTACATCAGAATTGAtcacaaataaagtaaaatgtaaacagCCAAGACGACACTTTTAAAAACGTAGTCAAAAATGCCCAAAGTGTTTTAGTCTTGTATGATATATGTGTAGGCTACTTTTCTTTGAGCCAAAGAAACCATAATGATCCAGTTCTCATACAGACAATGTGTAAAGACATTGTTCATGGTGTAATTGTCAGTGCAGTTGTtgtccagtgtttttttttaaaaagtgcattgTTTCTTCAGTAAGACTTCACTTTGGGCGCTAACATGAGCTGGCAGCCACTGCTCACATGTGTCATCACTTTCTGTTTGAGTTGGGCCACCTGCTCCCGCAGTACAGAAGCTGTGTTTGAGAGTCCGGCGTTGTCTGTTTTCAACACTTTCACCTTGTCCTCCAGGCGAGCGATGCGTTCCAGCTTTCGCTTCCGACACTTAGAGGCTGCCAGCCGGTTCCTCAGCCGCTTGCGCTCCGCTTTCATGCGTTCCTGGTTCTCGATATCGACGGGGGACATCGGCGGAGAGCTGTTGTCGCTGCTCAGCATGTCGGGGACTGTCTGAGGCTCCTCTTTCAACCCGAAGCGTTGCGAGTGGATGCCGGCCCCGGCCAGGGAGTGCTGGAAATGGTGAGAGCCGTGCGCAACGGCCTGGgggtgctggtgatactggtggTGTGGCA is part of the Thunnus albacares chromosome 3, fThuAlb1.1, whole genome shotgun sequence genome and harbors:
- the prdx2 gene encoding peroxiredoxin-2, with translation MSSGNAKIGKPAPDFKSTAVVDGQFKDIKLSDYKGKYVVFFFYPLDFTFVCPTEIVAFSDRAEEFRSIGCEVIGCSIDSHFSHLAWINTPRKQGGLGSMKIPLIADLTKTISRDYGVLKEDDGIAYRGLFVIDDKGILRQITINDLPVGRSVDETLRLVQAFQHTDKHGEVCPAGWKPGSATIIPDVEKSKDFFSKQ